The following proteins are encoded in a genomic region of Musa acuminata AAA Group cultivar baxijiao chromosome BXJ2-11, Cavendish_Baxijiao_AAA, whole genome shotgun sequence:
- the LOC135626725 gene encoding flowering-promoting factor 1-like protein 1 — MAGVWVFKNGVVRLVENPGDEQASTVRRKALLHTPTNEVITSYATLERELLGLGWERYYEEPDLLQFHKRSSIDLISLPKDFSRFKSIHMYDIVVKNRHSFKVIDL; from the coding sequence ATGGCTGGGGTTTGGGTGTTCAAGAATGGGGTGGTGCGGCTGGTGGAGAACCCGGGAGACGAGCAGGCGTCGACCGTTCGACGAAAGGCGCTGCTGCACACGCCCACCAACGAGGTGATCACCTCCTACGCGACGCTGGAGCGGGAGCTGCTGGGGCTGGGGTGGGAGCGCTACTACGAGGAACCCGACCTCCTCCAGTTTCACAAGCGCTCCTCCATCGACCTCATCTCCCTCCCCAAGGActtctcccgcttcaagtccatcCACATGTACGACATCGTCGTCAAGAACCGCCACTCCTTCAAGGTCATCGACCTGTAG